In Jaculus jaculus isolate mJacJac1 chromosome 11, mJacJac1.mat.Y.cur, whole genome shotgun sequence, the following proteins share a genomic window:
- the Cep20 gene encoding centrosomal protein 20 isoform X3: MAAVAELKAVLKDTLEKKGVLGHLKARIRAEVFNALDDDCEPRPSLSHENLLINELIREYLEFNKYKYTASVLTAESGQPVVPLDRQFLIRELHAFEESKDSAIGRSMPVAGGVEEFSAGFSADRQQSQDLKPSRVLSRQTCRQ, encoded by the exons ATGGCGGCTGTCGCGGAGCTGAAGGCAG TTTTAAAGGACACCTTAGAAAAAAAGGGGGTGTTGGGACATTTAAAAGCAAGAATCCGAGCTGAAGTTTTCAATGCCCTGGATGATGACTGTGAACCTCGGCCATCTTTGTCACATGAAAACCTTCTAATTAATGAGTTAATCCGGGAGTACTTGGAATTCAACAAATACAAGTACACAGCCTCGGTCCTCACAGCAG AATCGGGTCAACCTGTAGTTCCATTGGACAGACAGTTTCTCATCCGTGAACTACACGCCTTTGAAGAATCCAAGGATAGTGCAAT AGGCAGAAGCATGCCTGTGGCTGGAGGAGTTGAAGAATTTTCTGCAGGATTCAGTGCTGACCGTCAGCAAAGCCAAGATTTGAAGCCCAGTCGTGTGCTTTCTAGACAGACCTGTAGGCAGTAG
- the Cep20 gene encoding centrosomal protein 20 isoform X6, which yields MAAVAELKAVLKDTLEKKGVLGHLKARIRAEVFNALDDDCEPRPSLSHENLLINELIREYLEFNKYKYTASVLTADKRLSIFMHFSPRIGSTCSSIGQTVSHP from the exons ATGGCGGCTGTCGCGGAGCTGAAGGCAG TTTTAAAGGACACCTTAGAAAAAAAGGGGGTGTTGGGACATTTAAAAGCAAGAATCCGAGCTGAAGTTTTCAATGCCCTGGATGATGACTGTGAACCTCGGCCATCTTTGTCACATGAAAACCTTCTAATTAATGAGTTAATCCGGGAGTACTTGGAATTCAACAAATACAAGTACACAGCCTCGGTCCTCACAGCAG ATAAAAGACTCAGCATTTTCATGCACTTTTCCCCCAGAATCGGGTCAACCTGTAGTTCCATTGGACAGACAGTTTCTCATCCGTGA
- the Cep20 gene encoding centrosomal protein 20 isoform X4, which translates to MAAVAELKAVLKDTLEKKGVLGHLKARIRAEVFNALDDDCEPRPSLSHENLLINELIREYLEFNKYKYTASVLTAESGQPVVPLDRQFLIRELHAFEESKDSAI; encoded by the exons ATGGCGGCTGTCGCGGAGCTGAAGGCAG TTTTAAAGGACACCTTAGAAAAAAAGGGGGTGTTGGGACATTTAAAAGCAAGAATCCGAGCTGAAGTTTTCAATGCCCTGGATGATGACTGTGAACCTCGGCCATCTTTGTCACATGAAAACCTTCTAATTAATGAGTTAATCCGGGAGTACTTGGAATTCAACAAATACAAGTACACAGCCTCGGTCCTCACAGCAG AATCGGGTCAACCTGTAGTTCCATTGGACAGACAGTTTCTCATCCGTGAACTACACGCCTTTGAAGAATCCAAGGATAGTGCAAT
- the Cep20 gene encoding centrosomal protein 20 isoform X5, whose protein sequence is MAAVAELKAVLKDTLEKKGVLGHLKARIRAEVFNALDDDCEPRPSLSHENLLINELIREYLEFNKYKYTASVLTAESGQPVVPLDRQFLIRELHAFEESKDSAM, encoded by the exons ATGGCGGCTGTCGCGGAGCTGAAGGCAG TTTTAAAGGACACCTTAGAAAAAAAGGGGGTGTTGGGACATTTAAAAGCAAGAATCCGAGCTGAAGTTTTCAATGCCCTGGATGATGACTGTGAACCTCGGCCATCTTTGTCACATGAAAACCTTCTAATTAATGAGTTAATCCGGGAGTACTTGGAATTCAACAAATACAAGTACACAGCCTCGGTCCTCACAGCAG AATCGGGTCAACCTGTAGTTCCATTGGACAGACAGTTTCTCATCCGTGAACTACACGCCTTTGAAGAATCCAAGGATAGTGCAATGTAA